CTCCAGCAGACAGCATAGAGCAGGCAAGCACCATTAGCAGGACTACCTGTTTTAGAATTCTCATAAAATGATTGGTTTTAAAAAAGTAGTCCAAATATAGCCGGAAGTAGAAAGAAAACCTGTAAAGTGACGATATAAAATATATAAACGGCACATCGGTCTATATACAACCGATTGCCGTTATAGGGGAAATTCAATAAATAACTTATCGAGTAAGATCCTTTATGGGGTGAGTGTTATTGCGGATGGATTTGTTTGTTTTATTACCATCATAGTAGCCAAAGCGGAGTCTGACAGCGTATGTGGAAATTTTTGACCTGCGGTAGATAAATAACTACTGTTTGATTTGCCAGGTTTGGATTTTTTCTTTACCTGAGATATCTGGGGAGATGGATGGATAGTATTATTTACCCTGGCAATAACCGGAGCAGCATTTTCGACACTATATCCGGGTGTTACCAGTGTTGGGATTGATTGTTCGTAAGGTCTTCCGATCTGGACCCCAAGAATTCTCTTTTCACAGGAATGTACCCAGGCAATGCAGCCGATGCATGCCATGAGGCCAACAATTGAACGCATAATCGTAATTTAGAATCTGGTCAAAAACTCAGAATCCATTTAATCGAAGGCCGATTGAAAACGGATACTGTTGCAATCCATAATCATGAAGAGCTGTAAGGGCAAAATTTGCGTAAAGTTTCACCGGACCGTATCCGAGTTCACTTGCTAAACCAAAACGCCATTTATTAAGGTTAAAGTCGTCCGTTTTCCTGACCTTGCCTCTTTCCTCACTTACTTGTTTGGTTCTGGCTTTCAGCAGATAACCACCAATAACACCAAAACTAGCCTGGAATGCTCTCCCTGGTCTGGCGGGGTTAGAATTAAAGTTAAGCATCACCGGTACTGACATGTATTCGGCGAACAGCTTATTCTTGGAGAATTCTACCGTATCACGCACAATAGTTGTAGGATAACCCGGCTGGTAGGTGATATTGCGGGCGTACCTATAATTATTCATTTCCAAACCTAAAGCATATAACAAGTTTAGTTTGTGTTTTGTTATGTTTAAACGTTGCTCAATGAGCCAGATGTTAAAATTGATCGATTTTCCGGTGATAAGTTTAAATTCAGAGGGAGTTAAAGGTTCGCTGGCGGATCTTGGCGCAATGGTTGCCAGTCCAACAGCCGAATAACTATATGATTTTGCGTTAGTTGCGAATTGACCTCCGCCACTGGCTCCGTCAAAATAATTTACATAGGCCGCGCCTGTATAATCGCTTCTATCTATATAATTATTGAAACCAAGGTCGATAACGAAGAATTTCGTCTGGAGGTTCTTTTTTAGCTTGTTACGGGCATACGCCGTATCGTTATACATTTTATAGCTGCTTCTCCCTTTTTCATTTTTGGACTTAATGATAATCAGGCCTTTAATCTGTATAGTATCTGCCGTTGCAGCAGGATCTTTATATGTATCAACAGCCTTTTGCGCATTAGTTAGTCCAGACCACACCATCAACAGCAACAAAAAGAGTAAAACTTTATGCTTCATACGCTATTAGTAAAATATTTTAATTATTCCGTTTCCGGGAGAAAAACTTGGCAACATTAGTTACTTTATCCAGAATCTTGCTGTCACTACCACTTACTGACATGATCAGTTCCCCTTTTATACCTTCGGCAGGGCGGCTGATATTGGCAGGTGGCGCATCTGTAGTTACCGGAACGTTAGCAGCGATCACATGTTCTTTAACAGTTGGTTTGTCCGCGGCAGTAGCACTAAGCGTGGCAGCTGGCTGCGGGATGGCAGCAACCTGTCTCTCTACAATTTCCTGACTGGTATTTCTGGGTGGCGGGAATTGAGGAGATGCCTGGGGCTCTGATTTGGCACCGGAGGATGTGTTTGCATTTTCCAGCACATCTTTTTTAACGTCTGATGCTTGATTTTCAGTAGGTTTCTTACTACTGGTGACAGTTTTCTTAACCGGCTGATTATAACCGGCAGTTATATTTGGTTCCGGCACAGTGGCAACAGCAGCAGGGGGTTCCTGGTGAGCAGGCAGTACTGTACTCGTTTTTGCCGGAATATTTCTTTTTACGTTATCGGCCAGGGTGGCATGTTTAGTGGCTGTTTCAGGATGGGTAAATGGCATAGTCCATACCAATACCCCGGCAACCACTGCCGCAGCAGCTCCCCACCAAACGGCTATACGGCGTACTGGTTTCTGCTGACGATACAACACCTGTTTATTACCAAAGGAAATCCGCTCTGCCGGATCCAATTTGGCCGATTTGAACTGCTGTAGTTCCTTTTTCGCCTCAGGATGGCTATCCAGATAAACCTGCAGCTGTTTCTTTTTCGTTATATCTAATTCATTATCAATATAACTCAGCATCATGGTAGTAATGTCCTCATCTACCTTGATACCTTTATACAGCGACGCCCGGTTTTCAAACACGACTTCTTCATCCGGCTGCAGGCGCACATTATCCAGCAGTTCCAGTTCCTGCCGGATAGCAGGGTACTGTTGCAGGAATGCTTCCAGCGCAGTCAGTTCTTCCGGTGTCAGCTCACCATCAATGTAGCTGCACAAGAAAGATTCGTAGTTTGATATGTTGATATCTACCGCCAAATCAATTAGCAATTATAATAATATAATATCATATTACATTTTCCATTTTTACCAGATAATTCTTCAGATGAATTCTGGCTCTATGGAGATATACTTTTACCTGAGATGGATTTAATTCCATAATCTCGCCTATTTCTTCATAGCTGTACCCTTCATAATCCTTCAGCATTACAAGCGAGCGCTGCACTTCACTTAATTTGGCCAGTGCCTGGGCAATGACTTCTTTTGCGTTGTGCACTTTATGATCGGATATTTTCTCTTCTTCCTTAAACTGCTCCACCAGGGTGATGCGCTTAACCTTACGGACATGGTCGATCATATTGTGGTATCCCACTGTGAACAGGTATGACTTGGCCTTTTCAAAAGGCACATCCTGGCAGTGTTTCCACAATATTTCGAACGAGTTCTGTACTACGTCTCTGGCGTCCTCAGCGTTTTCCAGATTTTTAACGATAAAACGAAACAGGTTATCCGAATACAGATCCACGCATTTATTGTACTCCTTTTCCGTCATTCAGGTGGCGCGGGATTTTAGTGCTAATTTCCGACAAATACTTTAATGCCAATGCCCGGATTACCTCCAATCTATAATTTCCCACACCACACTATCACATTCTCTCTCTAATATCAGCTGTAGGATAAGTTATTAATTACTGATGCTCTTATCTTTATATATTCAGAAAATTAAAAACTCTCTGAAAATGCCTTCAAAGTACCAGTTTTGGATATCGCGGCATCCATAATCATGATATTACTATGACGGAGACCAGTTTGTAAATGTTACACCTTAGTCAAACTTTTTACAGGAAACCCCTGTTCTGCAATAAAGGATTGATAATCGTAATATTTTTAGCATCGCAATAATTAATTACAAGTCTAAATCTGATAGAAACACATGAATAGCAAGTTTACCACCCGCTTAAAGGGAGAGCTGGACGAGATCAACCAGGCAGGTCTTTACAAGAGAGAGCGAATCATTACCTCTGAGCAAGGTGCTGAAATACAGGTTGGTGGCGAAACTGTAATTAACTTCTGCGCCAACAATTACCTGGGCCTGTCTTCACACCCGGCGGTAGTCAAGGCAGCCAAAGATGCTATCGACACCCACGGTTACGGCATGAGCAGTGTCCGCTTCATCTGCGGCACCCAGGATATTCACCGTGAACTGGAGCAGAAAATCTCAAAATTCCTCGGAACTGAAGATACCATTTTATATGTGGCGGCTTTTGATGCCAATGGCGGCGTATTTGAGCCTTTGTTCAACGAACAGGACGCCATCATCTCTGATGCCCTGAACCACGCTTCCATTATTGACGGGGTACGCTTGTGCAAGGCACAGCGTTTCCGCTATGAGCACAACAACATGGCTGATCTGGAAGCCAAACTGCAGGAAGCTAAAGACTGCCGCAGCCGTATCATTGTAACAGATGGTTCTTTCAGCATGGACGGTACTATTGCCCAGCTGGACAAAATCTGTGACCTGGCGGATAAATATGATGCAATTGTAATGTCTGACGAGAGCCATTCTTCCGGCTTCCTGGGTAAAACGGGTCGTGGTACCCATGAATACCGTGGAGTAATGGGCCGGGTGGATATCATCACCGGCACCCTGGGTAAGGCTTTGGGTGGTGCATCCGGCGGTTTCACTTCCGGTCCTAAAGAGGTAATCGACATCCTGCGCCAGCGCAGCCGTCCATACCTTTTCTCCAACTCTGTGGCTCCTACCATCGTAGGCGCATCTATTGCAGTGCTGGATATGCTGAGTGAAACTACTGAGCTTCGTGATAAACTGGAATACAACACTAAATATTTCCGTTCCAAAATGACGGAAGCAGGTTTTGATATTAAGCCAGGCGATCACCCGATTGTGCCGGTAATGCTGTATGATGCTGTATTGAGCCAGCAATTTGCTGACAAACTGCTCAAAGAAGGCATCTACGTAATCGGCTTCTTCTTCCCTGTGGTACCAAAAGGCCAGGCCCGTATCCGTGTACAGCTGAGCGCTGCACATGAGCAGAAACACCTGGATAAGGCAATTGCTGCCTTTACCAAAGTGGGTAAGGAATTGGGCGTAATAAAATAGGCAGGAATTCCCATCCTCATACATCAAAGAAAAAATCACTGAGTAGCGCAACGTGGTGCATATATTGCATTCACTTTGCGCTATTCGGCTTTTTGCTTTCAGCTTTATACTTACTTTTGCAGCTACAAATCTCAAGAACATGATGAAACAACTCGGCTGGTTGCTTGTGGCGGTAGTAATTACACTGTCGGCATGTGCACCCAATAACGTTAAAGAGGAAAAAAGCTGGGAAAAATATTTTAGCCAGTACAAGGTAGAAGGAACCTTCATGTTATTCAGCAATAGCCAGGGAGAATTTAAAGTGTATAACCTGGAACGTGCTAAAGAGCGCTTCCTTCCGGCATCTACATTTAAGATATTCAACTCGCTGGTGGGTATTCAGACAGGTGTAATTAAAGATACCGGCATGGTTATTCCATGGGACGGCGTTCAACGCAGCCGCCCTGAATGGAACCAGGACCTGACCATGAACCAGGCGTTCAAAGTTTCTGCCGTCCCTTATTTCCAGGAAGTTGCCCGCCGTATCGGCAAAGAACAGATGCAGCTCTGGCTGGACTCTGTTAAATATGGCAACATGAAAATCAGCCGTATCGATACATTCTGGCTGGACAATTCCCTGCAGATCTCTCCGGACGAAGAACTTGGATTTGTTAAAAAACTCTACTTCGATCAGCTGCCATTCTCTAAAACAACCATGAAATCTGTCAGAGATGTGATGATGATGGAAAAAACACCTAAATATGAATTAGCATATAAAACTGGCTGGGGCATAGTAGGTAAAAAGAATATCGGCTGGATTGTAGGCTGGATTGAAGAAAACAGACATCCTGCCTTCTTTGTACTGAATATTGAGTCTGAAGACCCGAATATCCAGATGAGAGCCGTGACCATGGACATCATGAAGAATATTCTGACCCAGGCTGGTTATTTCAAAGGAGAAATGTAATACTGACTTACAGGTCATTGATATTTAAAAAGAACGCCATTACCGGCGTTCTTTTTTTGTTTAAGGGGCGTTAAAAATTACCTAAAGCCGTGCTTCACCTCTTGCAATACGTTACAAAAAAATTATTTTTGAGTTCTTACCTGTTTAACTACCGGTAACGAATAGCTTAAAATAGAATATGTTACGATTTCAACATACTGAGTATTTGTGGGCATTAACGCTGCTACTGGTATTACAGCTGGCCTTTCTGGCTGTATCCTGGTGGAAACGCAGGTCCATTAAGAAGATGGGGGATCCTGCACTGGTGGAGAAACTGTTTACCGGTTATTCCCGTAAGCGCTTCATCTTCAAATTTGTGCTGATTTTCCTGGCCTTCTTCTTCGGCGTAGTAGGATTAGCCAATCTCCAGAAAGGCAGCAGAATGGAAAAAATCACCCGTAAAGGAGTGGATGTAGTCATTGCCCTGGACGTGAGTAAAAGTATGCTGGCATCGGATGTACAGCCCGACAGGCTTACCCGCGCCAAACAGCTGATTACCAAGCTAATGGACAAACTGGAAAATGATCGTATAGGCCTGGTAGTTTTTGCGGGAAATGCTTACCTGCAAATGCCGCTCACGATCGATTATTCTGCTGCAAAAATGTACCTGAGCACCGTTTCACCGGATATGATCCCTACCCAGGGAACTGCTATCGGCCAGGCCATCCAGACAGCTGATGATGCTTTTAACAAGAAAGAGCGCAAACATAAAGCATTGATTGTCATTTCAGATGGTGAAGACCATGACGAAACTGCCATTCAAAAAACAAAAGCAGCTTTCGATAACGGTGTTGTTACCAATACCATCGGGATAGGTTCCGTAACAGGATCCCCGCTCCCCGATCCGGAAACCGGCGGTTACAAAAAAGACCGGGAAGGAAATACGGTGATATCAAAGCTGAACGAAAATGAACTGAAAGGCATCGCCTATGCCGGTCATGGTATTTACGAACACCTGGAAAACAATACAGACGAAGTTGTAACCTCCCTGGCTACCAAAATAGACAGCATGGAGCAGAAAGAATTCGGTGAAAACATGTTCACAGACTATAACAGTTACTTCCAGTATTTCCTGGGCGTAACACTGGCGCTGTTGCTGATTGAATTCTTTTTACCCGAAGTGAGTACCAGGAAAAAGAAAGAACTGCCCGCTACAGTGGCATAACTTAATCGGATCATGAGAATACAGTTAACAAAATATGGTTTATTCGTTGCAGCACTGTTGCTGGCAGGTATTTCTGCCAGCGCCCAGCAGAGCGGCAGCAGCAATAAGTATATCCGTAAGGGAAACGAATTGTATAACAAACAACAATATACCGACGCTGAAGCCAACTATAAAAAAGCATTGGAACAAAATGCCCAATCTGCCATAGGTAGCTACAACCTCGGAAACTCCCTCTACCAGCAAAAACGCTACGACGAGGCACGCGCGCAATATGCCAACAGCCTGAAAGAAGCGAAAAAAGAAAATGTGAAGTCTGATGCCGACTACAACATCGGTAATACCTTCATGGAAAACAAAAAGTGGGAAGAGAGTATCAAGTCGTACAAACAGGCACTCAAAATCAATCCCAACGACGAAGATGCCCGTTACAACCTCGCCTACGCACAGGCTATGCTGAAAAAACAACAGCAGCAGCAAAACAAGGACAACAAAGACAATAAGGATAACAAAGACAATAAAGACAAGAATAAGGACAAGAACAAAGACAAGGATAAAAACAAAGACAACAAAGATCAGGATAAGAAAGACCAGGACAAGAAAGACCAGGATAAAAAGGATCAGGATAAAAACAAAGATCAGAACAAAGACCAGAATAAAGACAATAAAGATAAAGACAAACAAAACCAGCAGCAGGATAAACCAGAACCACAACCAAGCAAGTTAAACAAACAGGAAGCGGACCGTTTACTGCAGGCACTTTCACAGGAAGAGAAGAAATTACAGGACAAAAACAAGAAAGTGAAAGGCCAGGTTGTTCCAGTAGAAAAAGACTGGTAAATCATCTACCTGAATAACTTTATATAATAAAAAATCCCCGCTGACATCAGCGGGGATTTTTGTTTTGCCTATACCCGGATTCCCGCTATTAACGGGAGTTTCCGGCATACAGGTCATCACTCTTACACACTTTCTACTTTGCAGGATGTAAAGCAGTTCCTTCTTTAATCTCATCTGTTGCATTCTGTACAATCATGTCATTGTCTGACAGACCGCCAAATATCTCTACCATTCCATTTGATTCATTGCCTCTTTCTACAGGAACCCAAACAGCCTTGCCGTTCACAGATTTTATAACAAAAACTTTTTCAGAATTAACCACGATGGCGCCTTTAGGCACAACGTATACATCTTTCTTGCCCGGTAAAGGCACGTTCACTTCTGCATACATGCCAGGCAGTAATTTTCCGTCGGTATTATTGATGTCCATTTCCAGCTGTTCTGAGCGCAGTCTCACGTCCAGGCTACCGGCAATACGATTCACTTTGGCAGTGAAAGTATCTCCAGGCATGGACCTTACCGTAAACTTCACATCTGTAGCGTGTCTTACGTCATCAGTATACACTTCAGGTACGGCAATCGCCAAACGCAGTTTACGTTGTTCTTCCAGTCTGAACAGTGGCTTATCAGAACCTTTACCTGCCGGGCCAACATAAGTGCCCGGGTGGATATTACGTTGTGTGATGATACCGCTGAAAGGAGCACGGATTACCAGATAGCCCAGCATTTGCTGTACCTCCTGGTAAGAGGAGCGGGCGGACAACAGTTCTGCACTGTCGGCACTCATTTTTTCCAGGGCCATTTCCAGATCATTTGGCGAAATAGTACCAGGAACACGGCTTGTTTTCAGCAAACGGTTATAGGTAGAGGAGCTGGCACGGAACATAGCTTCCCTGGTATGAAGTCTGGACTGCGCTTCCATCAGCTGTGTATTCATTTCCGGCGCCTCCAGCGTTGCCAGTACCTGACCTGCTGTTACCTGCGAACCCATATCAACATTCACAATTTTCACATAGCTGTTCACTTTTGCATAGAGATCCGCAAACTGGTAAGGCTTTACCTCTCCAGGCAATTTCAGTTTAGACCCCAGTTGTGTTTTCTGCAAGGTGATTACTTTCACCGCAACAGTTCCGGAGTTTTCAGCGCTTTCATCATCAGCAGCTTTTGAGGAATTACAGGCAGAGAACATTAATCCCAGAGGTAATAACGCTGCTGCTGCAAGGATTAAACGGGTCGGACTGTAGTTTTTTATGGTCATGATATTAATATCGTTTATTCGTTAAGGTTATACGTATTTAGGGCCTGGTACATAGAATTGACTTTCTTCATCTTCCGGATCGAGAGAAACGGATTTGGTAGTCGTATTTTTCTGTGCCCATGAAAACACCAGTGGCAGGATAAACAGCGAAGCCACTGTACTAGCCAGGAGACCACCGATAACGGCCCTTCCCAGCGGCGCTGTCTGGTCGCCGGCTTCACCGAGGCCGGAAGCCATTGGTATCATACCTACCGCCATGGCTATACTGGTCATCAGGATCGGACGAAGGCGGATAGAAGTTCCTTCCAGCGCCGACCTGGTGGCGTCTCCATTTTCCAATCGCAGCTTTTCGGCGTTGGTAATCAACAAGATAGCGTTGGACACCGACACCCCTACCGACATGATGATCCCCATATAAGATTGCAGATTAAGTGTAGAACCCGTAGCCAGCAACATAATCAGGGATCCTGCCAATACCGCCGGTACCGTGGCGATGGAAACAAAAGCCACTTTGAATGACTGGAAGTTTGCCGCCAGCAATAATACGATCACAATAATTGCTACCAGCAGACCAGACTGCAGACTATCAAGGGTCTCGTCCAGGAGATTCATCAGGCCGCGCTTCTCTACCTTCATACCGCGTGGAGGCTCACCTGCATTTTTGATAGCCTGCTCTACTGCCTTAGTGGCCGCGCCGAGGTCTTTCTTGTTGATATTGGCGCCGATACTGATAACACGTACCGCACCAACGCGATCGTACTGCCCAACAACCGTATCCGGTGTAAGGGTGGCCACATCGCCCAGTGAAGGCCTTGCCTTGTCTTTACTCATCGGAATGGCCGCCAACTCGTCCATAGATGCCATTTCATTCTCAGGAACAGCAATCTGTACAAAGTAGGAGGTCGCGTTTTTCTCATCCAGCCAAACGTTTTTTTCTGTAAAACGGCTGGAAGATGTTGCTGCAGTCAATGAACGGGAAATCTCTCCTATAGATAATCCTAACTGGGCAGCTCTTTCCCTGTCTATATTAATACGTATGGCAGGATAGTCCAGCGCCTGGTTGAAGTGGAGATCACGCAGGTATGGAATCTTCTTCATTTCCGCCAGCACTTTATCTGCGTAAGGCTTACTCTCTGCCAGGTTCTTACCCATTACAGCCACTTCGATCGGCGTAGCAGCACCCTGGCTCATCACCTTATCTGTCAGGTCGATTGGCTCAAAGGCCATCGACACTTCCGGCATTTCTGCGTGTATCCGTTTACGTAATTTTTCCTTTAATTTATCCAGGTTAACTTTATAATCTTCTTTCAGATTTACCTGTAATACGGCCTCATTAGGACCCGCCATGAACAGGTATATCGGGTTGGTAGAATAAGAAGATGGATGGGTACCAATAAAAGAGGAGGTGATATCGATGTTCTTCGCTCCCACTATTTCTTTCAGGATATCGGTAGACTTAATAAGCATGGCCTCCGTACGTTCGATACGGGTTCCGGTAGGCTCTTTAAGCCTTAATTGAAACTGTCCGTTATTCAGTTTGGGTAAAATATCTCTACCGATAACACTCATACATAAAACCACGATACCACCAACTCCAATAAAATATGCTGCTATAACCAATTTCCGACGTTTCATCATGGCTTCCAGCCAGCCCATGAACTTCAGTTTGAACTTATCAAACCTGCTGAGGGTTTTCTGATGCTGTTTTTCATCTGCCAGCTCTGTTTCTATATAACCGGCAGTTTTATGGGCATCATTGCTGTATACATGATGATGGCCGCCATGATGCTGGAATTTCTCTGCCTTCAACATCCAGTTTGCCAGCACAGGCACCATCGTTTGAGACAGCAGATAAGAGGCGATCATAGAGAAGCCTATGGCCAGCGACAAAGGCAGGAACATGGCACGAGGCACGCCCGACATAGTAAAGGAAGGCACAAATACTGCGAGGATACACAGCAGGATCAGCAGTTTCGGGAACGCGATTTCCTGGCAGGCATGCCATATGGCCTGGGCCTTTGATTTCCCCATCTCCAGGTGCTGGTGAATATTTTCAATCGTTACCGTGGATTCATCCACCAGGATACCAATTGCCAATGCCAGACCAGAAAGTGTCATGATATTGATGGTTTGCCCGAACAGTTTCAGGAGCATCACGCCAATGATCACGGATACCGGGATGGTGATAATTACGATATAGGCACTTCGTCTGTCGCCAAGGAATAGCAGTACCATAAGGGCAGTGAGCATGGCGCCTATAACCCCTTCACTGATAAGGCTTTTCACGGCATTCACCACATATACACTCTGGTCGAATACAAAAGATACTTTCACATCTTCCGGCAATAATTTCTGAATATCCGGTAAAGCAGCTTTCAGGTTGTTTACGACCGTCCAGGTACTTGCGTCTGCGGTTTTTATTATAGGGAGATAAACAGAGCGTTTACCATTGATAACTGCATAGCTGCTGGTGATATCTGCGGCATCTTCCACTTTGGCAACGTCTTTCACGAACACCGTAGGGCCGCTTCCGGCTACCAGTGGTATATCT
This window of the Chitinophaga sp. Cy-1792 genome carries:
- a CDS encoding outer membrane beta-barrel protein, yielding MKHKVLLFLLLLMVWSGLTNAQKAVDTYKDPAATADTIQIKGLIIIKSKNEKGRSSYKMYNDTAYARNKLKKNLQTKFFVIDLGFNNYIDRSDYTGAAYVNYFDGASGGGQFATNAKSYSYSAVGLATIAPRSASEPLTPSEFKLITGKSINFNIWLIEQRLNITKHKLNLLYALGLEMNNYRYARNITYQPGYPTTIVRDTVEFSKNKLFAEYMSVPVMLNFNSNPARPGRAFQASFGVIGGYLLKARTKQVSEERGKVRKTDDFNLNKWRFGLASELGYGPVKLYANFALTALHDYGLQQYPFSIGLRLNGF
- the blaOXA gene encoding class D beta-lactamase, yielding MMKQLGWLLVAVVITLSACAPNNVKEEKSWEKYFSQYKVEGTFMLFSNSQGEFKVYNLERAKERFLPASTFKIFNSLVGIQTGVIKDTGMVIPWDGVQRSRPEWNQDLTMNQAFKVSAVPYFQEVARRIGKEQMQLWLDSVKYGNMKISRIDTFWLDNSLQISPDEELGFVKKLYFDQLPFSKTTMKSVRDVMMMEKTPKYELAYKTGWGIVGKKNIGWIVGWIEENRHPAFFVLNIESEDPNIQMRAVTMDIMKNILTQAGYFKGEM
- a CDS encoding VWA domain-containing protein, giving the protein MLRFQHTEYLWALTLLLVLQLAFLAVSWWKRRSIKKMGDPALVEKLFTGYSRKRFIFKFVLIFLAFFFGVVGLANLQKGSRMEKITRKGVDVVIALDVSKSMLASDVQPDRLTRAKQLITKLMDKLENDRIGLVVFAGNAYLQMPLTIDYSAAKMYLSTVSPDMIPTQGTAIGQAIQTADDAFNKKERKHKALIVISDGEDHDETAIQKTKAAFDNGVVTNTIGIGSVTGSPLPDPETGGYKKDREGNTVISKLNENELKGIAYAGHGIYEHLENNTDEVVTSLATKIDSMEQKEFGENMFTDYNSYFQYFLGVTLALLLIEFFLPEVSTRKKKELPATVA
- a CDS encoding efflux RND transporter periplasmic adaptor subunit — translated: MTIKNYSPTRLILAAAALLPLGLMFSACNSSKAADDESAENSGTVAVKVITLQKTQLGSKLKLPGEVKPYQFADLYAKVNSYVKIVNVDMGSQVTAGQVLATLEAPEMNTQLMEAQSRLHTREAMFRASSSTYNRLLKTSRVPGTISPNDLEMALEKMSADSAELLSARSSYQEVQQMLGYLVIRAPFSGIITQRNIHPGTYVGPAGKGSDKPLFRLEEQRKLRLAIAVPEVYTDDVRHATDVKFTVRSMPGDTFTAKVNRIAGSLDVRLRSEQLEMDINNTDGKLLPGMYAEVNVPLPGKKDVYVVPKGAIVVNSEKVFVIKSVNGKAVWVPVERGNESNGMVEIFGGLSDNDMIVQNATDEIKEGTALHPAK
- a CDS encoding efflux RND transporter permease subunit yields the protein MNLIRTALRKPIAIMVVVVGLVFFGINAVRTIKIDIFPDLNLPAIYVSQPYGGMSAQQMEGFIATNYSNLFLYVTGVKDIEAKNIQGLTMIKITFYEGTNMAQAAAEVTAMANRAFSAMPSGTQPPFIIRFDASTLPIGQLAMSSQTRTNNQLQDLAMTIVRPSFSRIAGLTSPAPFGGNSRTIVIHVDPALMRSHNLTPDQIVAAVKDNNQISPAGNVRIGDITYLTPANTVIRTVKEFEDIPLVAGSGPTVFVKDVAKVEDAADITSSYAVINGKRSVYLPIIKTADASTWTVVNNLKAALPDIQKLLPEDVKVSFVFDQSVYVVNAVKSLISEGVIGAMLTALMVLLFLGDRRSAYIVIITIPVSVIIGVMLLKLFGQTINIMTLSGLALAIGILVDESTVTIENIHQHLEMGKSKAQAIWHACQEIAFPKLLILLCILAVFVPSFTMSGVPRAMFLPLSLAIGFSMIASYLLSQTMVPVLANWMLKAEKFQHHGGHHHVYSNDAHKTAGYIETELADEKQHQKTLSRFDKFKLKFMGWLEAMMKRRKLVIAAYFIGVGGIVVLCMSVIGRDILPKLNNGQFQLRLKEPTGTRIERTEAMLIKSTDILKEIVGAKNIDITSSFIGTHPSSYSTNPIYLFMAGPNEAVLQVNLKEDYKVNLDKLKEKLRKRIHAEMPEVSMAFEPIDLTDKVMSQGAATPIEVAVMGKNLAESKPYADKVLAEMKKIPYLRDLHFNQALDYPAIRINIDRERAAQLGLSIGEISRSLTAATSSSRFTEKNVWLDEKNATSYFVQIAVPENEMASMDELAAIPMSKDKARPSLGDVATLTPDTVVGQYDRVGAVRVISIGANINKKDLGAATKAVEQAIKNAGEPPRGMKVEKRGLMNLLDETLDSLQSGLLVAIIVIVLLLAANFQSFKVAFVSIATVPAVLAGSLIMLLATGSTLNLQSYMGIIMSVGVSVSNAILLITNAEKLRLENGDATRSALEGTSIRLRPILMTSIAMAVGMIPMASGLGEAGDQTAPLGRAVIGGLLASTVASLFILPLVFSWAQKNTTTKSVSLDPEDEESQFYVPGPKYV
- the kbl gene encoding glycine C-acetyltransferase: MNSKFTTRLKGELDEINQAGLYKRERIITSEQGAEIQVGGETVINFCANNYLGLSSHPAVVKAAKDAIDTHGYGMSSVRFICGTQDIHRELEQKISKFLGTEDTILYVAAFDANGGVFEPLFNEQDAIISDALNHASIIDGVRLCKAQRFRYEHNNMADLEAKLQEAKDCRSRIIVTDGSFSMDGTIAQLDKICDLADKYDAIVMSDESHSSGFLGKTGRGTHEYRGVMGRVDIITGTLGKALGGASGGFTSGPKEVIDILRQRSRPYLFSNSVAPTIVGASIAVLDMLSETTELRDKLEYNTKYFRSKMTEAGFDIKPGDHPIVPVMLYDAVLSQQFADKLLKEGIYVIGFFFPVVPKGQARIRVQLSAAHEQKHLDKAIAAFTKVGKELGVIK
- a CDS encoding tetratricopeptide repeat protein gives rise to the protein MRIQLTKYGLFVAALLLAGISASAQQSGSSNKYIRKGNELYNKQQYTDAEANYKKALEQNAQSAIGSYNLGNSLYQQKRYDEARAQYANSLKEAKKENVKSDADYNIGNTFMENKKWEESIKSYKQALKINPNDEDARYNLAYAQAMLKKQQQQQNKDNKDNKDNKDNKDKNKDKNKDKDKNKDNKDQDKKDQDKKDQDKKDQDKNKDQNKDQNKDNKDKDKQNQQQDKPEPQPSKLNKQEADRLLQALSQEEKKLQDKNKKVKGQVVPVEKDW
- a CDS encoding RNA polymerase sigma factor, with the translated sequence MTEKEYNKCVDLYSDNLFRFIVKNLENAEDARDVVQNSFEILWKHCQDVPFEKAKSYLFTVGYHNMIDHVRKVKRITLVEQFKEEEKISDHKVHNAKEVIAQALAKLSEVQRSLVMLKDYEGYSYEEIGEIMELNPSQVKVYLHRARIHLKNYLVKMENVI